From the Temnothorax longispinosus isolate EJ_2023e chromosome 6, Tlon_JGU_v1, whole genome shotgun sequence genome, one window contains:
- the LOC139814561 gene encoding uncharacterized protein isoform X2: protein MEQYKCGYCKWILKHDQLEQHSCFANNLHSLVMDNERRIFITDRLDENFSETNEDNVQDKDRLDEDLNETNEDNVQDKDRLDENFSETNEDNVQDKDRLDEDLNETNEDNVQDKDRLDEELISAVKNRPALYDSSLPVKQRGRKQKDRLWNEVSVLLKGLYTPSEAEKRWNYLRDCYRKAKNAFKKRQAMLQRSGAAGIPKSETIMPSFRHYNEMTFLNDTLEHRQTVTSLKAAINNEQTSTSSANINDLDDVQSAPGSSSISTTSKKRKKFQSVDKCDEVLIQALKENKDPTPIDGFLLRLSEGLRRLSYEERSKLEIEFLTRLYEIEVAKET, encoded by the exons ATG gaacAATATAAGTGTGGGTATTGCAAATGGATATTAAAACATGACCAACTTGAACAGCATTCTTGTTTTGCGAACAATCTACATTCATTAGTGATGGATaatgaaagaagaattttCATAACAG ATAGGCTGGATGAGAACTTCAGCGAAACTAACGAAGACAATGTGCAAGATAAAGATAGGCTGGATGAGGACCTTAACGAAACTAACGAAGACAATGTGCAAGATAAAGATAGGCTGGATGAGAACTTCAGCGAAACTAACGAGGACAATGTGCAAGATAAAGATAGGCTGGATGAGGACCTTAACGAAACTAACGAAGACAATGTGCAAGATAAAGATAGGCTGGATGAGGAACTCATCTCAGCTGTAAAAAACAGACCCGCGTTGTACGATAGTAGTTTGCCGGTGAaacaaagaggaagaaaacaaaaagatCGCTTGTGGAACGAAGTCAGTGTACTTTTAAAgg gCTTATATACACCAAGTGAAGCGGAAAAGAGGTGGAATTACCTACGAGATTGTTatagaaaagcaaaaaatgcATTCAAGAAACGACAAGCTATGCTGCAAAGAAGTGGCGCAGCCGGGATACCAAAATCCGAAACAATAATGCCGTCCTTTCGTCATTACAATgaaatgacatttttaaatgatacCTTGGAACATCGGca aacTGTAACTTCTTTAAAAGCAGCAATTAACAATGAACAAACATCTACATCAAGtgcaaatataaatgatttGGATGATGTGCAATCAGCTCCAGGCTCTTCTTCAATATCCACAACatcaaaaa AAAGGAAGAAATTCCAAAGTGTAGATAAATGTGACGAAGTTCTTATACAAGCGCTGAAGGAAAACAAGGATCCAACTCCGATTGATGGATTTTTACTACGTTTATCTGAAGGTTTACGCAGACTTTCGTATGAAGAAAGGtcaaaattagaaattgaGTTTTTAACAAGACTTTACGAAATTGAAGTGGCAAAAGAGACTTAA
- the Bi-1 gene encoding bax inhibitor 1 yields MASAANFNVFLNNCFSSTLNAPVRQHLKNVYGCLSLSTVSAAVGAYVHMYTQFLQASFLTTIGTLGLLIALMSTPDNGKNQKLRLGYLLGFAFLSGLGLGPLLELVVSIDPSIVMTALIGTTVIFVSFSLSALLAARGRWLYLGGTLMSMLNVMILFSLANLFLRSTFIYQAHLYVGLFVICGFVIYDTQLIIEKYHIGSRDFIMHSLDLFIDFVGVFRHLLVILTQKELSKDSRKRKD; encoded by the exons ATGGCATCGGCCGCGAACTTCAACGTTTTTCTCAACAATTGCTTCAGCAGCACGCT AAATGCACCGGTCAGGCAACACTTGAAGAATGTCTACGGTTGCCTGTCTCTGTCCACCGTGTCGGCAGCGGTTGGGGCTTACGTGCACATGTACACGCAATTCTTGCAGGCCAGTTTCTTGACAACCATCGGCACCTTGGGCCTGCTTATCGCGTTAATGTCAACACCCGACAATGGCAAGAACCAAAAACTGCGTCTCGGCTACCTCCTGGGATTCGCATTCTTGTCCGGTCTTGGTTTGGGTCCTTTGCTCGAGTTGGTTGTCAGTATAGACCCGAGTATTGTGATGACGGCATTAATCG GTACGACGGTCATCTTCGTTTCCTTTAGTCTCTCCGCACTTTTGGCTGCACGTGGCCGTTGGCTGTATCTTGGCGGCACTTTGATGAGCATGCTGAATGTCATGATCCTGTTCTCCCTCGCTAATCTGTTCTTGCGCTCGACCTTCATCTACCAAGCACACTTATATGTGGGATTATTCGTGATTTGCGGCTTCGTTATTTACGATACGCAGCTGATCATCGAGAAGTATCATATTGGCAGCAGGGACTTTATCATGCACTCCTTGGACTTGTTTATCGATTTCGTTGGCGTTTTCCGACACCTCCTTGTGATACTTACGCAAAAG GAATTGTCCAAGGACTCACGTAAGCGTAAAGATTGA
- the LOC139814560 gene encoding uncharacterized protein isoform X2 — MTDNQYSNYQQQGYNQYSQPPPTAGQDTSYPPPSTGGSSYNQYSQPPPNANTNYGSYNYSSNSGQDYNPSQNQGSYGGQNSYGGGGSSGDGSNNYGGSYGNSGGGSGGYNRNSGSYSGGQGGGGGSGRYGDRGGYGDRSGGGYNGGGRGGYNKGGYDRNSGGGEGMVTQEDTIFVSGMDPSISEEEICQHFGAIGIIKNDKRTGKPKVWMYKDKNTGKSKGEATVTYDDQNAARSAISWFDGKDFKGSTIKVQMAQHKSSWQSNRMGGSRGGGGRGRGGSFGGRGGGGDRDDHHRGGSGDDRRDGGGRGGDWRCPNPDCGNTNFAWRDQCNLCKSAKPEGLGYGGGGGRGGGGRGGDRGSRGGYRNDRGGRGGDRGGRGGGGFRGGDRGGRGGRGGPMRGGGGRGDRDRDRQRPY, encoded by the exons ATGACGGACAACC AGTATTCAAATTACCAGCAACAAGGGTACAATCAATACAGCCAGCCACCTCCTACGGCTGGTCAGGATACGTCGTATCCACCTCCTTCGACTGGCGGAAGTAGCTACAATCAATATAGTCAGCCACCTCCAAATGCCAATACCAACTATGGCAGTTACAACTACAGTTCTAACAGTGGTCAAGATTACAATCCGTCGCAGAATCAAGGTAGCTACGGTGGTCAAAACAGCTATGGTGGAGGTGGCAGCAGTGGGGATGGCAGTAATAACTATGGTGGAAGCTATGGAAACAGTGGGGGTGGCAGTGGAGGATATAATCGCAACTCTGGTTCTTACAGCGGAG GCCAAGGAGGTGGTGGTGGAAGCGGTAGATACGGTGACCGCGGCGGTTACGGAGATCGCTCTGGCGGTGGTTACAa TGGCGGTGGCCGTGGTGGTTATAACAAAG GAGGCTACGACCGTAACAGCGGTGGCGGTGAGGGAATGGTTACGCAAGAGGATACTATTTTTGTATCTGGTATGGATCCATCGATCTCCGAGGAAGAGATTTGTCAGCATTTCGGCGCGATTGGCATTATTAAA AATGACAAACGCACAGGCAAGCCAAAAGTTTGGATGTACAAAGACAAGAACACGGGGAAGTCGAAGGGCGAAGCGACGGTCACGTATGACGATCAAAACGCCGCGCGGTCGGCCATCAGTTGGTTTGACGGCAAGGATTTCAAGGGCAGCACGATAAAGGTGCAAATGGCTCAGCACAAAAGCAGCTGGCAGAGTAACCGCATGGGCGGCAGTCGTGGCGGCGGTGGCCGAGGCCGAGGTGGTAGTTTCGGCGGTCGTGGCGGAGGTGGCGATCGTGACGATCATCATCGTGGAGGCAGTGGCGACGATCGTCGTGACGGTGGCGGCCGCGGAGGCGACTGGAG ATGTCCCAACCCCGACTGCGGTAACACAAATTTCGCATGGCGAGATCAATGCAATCTCTGTAAGAGCGCAAAACCGGAAGGCCTCGGTtacggcggcggtggcggcagaGGGGGTGGTGGCCGAGGTGGCGACCGCGGAAGCCGAGGGGGTTACAGGAACGATCGAGGCGGACGTGGAGGTGACAGAGGTGGCAGAGGCGGCGGCGGTTTCCGCGGTGGAGACCGGGGCGGTCGTGGAGGACGAGGCGGTCCTATGAGAGGAGGCGGCGG TCGAGGCGATAGAGATCGGGACCGTCAGCGACCATATTAA
- the LOC139814561 gene encoding uncharacterized protein isoform X1: MEQYKCGYCKWILKHDQLEQHSCFANNLHSLVMDNERRIFITDKDRLDENFSETNEDNVQDKDRLDEDLNETNEDNVQDKDRLDENFSETNEDNVQDKDRLDEDLNETNEDNVQDKDRLDEELISAVKNRPALYDSSLPVKQRGRKQKDRLWNEVSVLLKGLYTPSEAEKRWNYLRDCYRKAKNAFKKRQAMLQRSGAAGIPKSETIMPSFRHYNEMTFLNDTLEHRQTVTSLKAAINNEQTSTSSANINDLDDVQSAPGSSSISTTSKKRKKFQSVDKCDEVLIQALKENKDPTPIDGFLLRLSEGLRRLSYEERSKLEIEFLTRLYEIEVAKET, translated from the exons ATG gaacAATATAAGTGTGGGTATTGCAAATGGATATTAAAACATGACCAACTTGAACAGCATTCTTGTTTTGCGAACAATCTACATTCATTAGTGATGGATaatgaaagaagaattttCATAACAG ATAAAGATAGGCTGGATGAGAACTTCAGCGAAACTAACGAAGACAATGTGCAAGATAAAGATAGGCTGGATGAGGACCTTAACGAAACTAACGAAGACAATGTGCAAGATAAAGATAGGCTGGATGAGAACTTCAGCGAAACTAACGAGGACAATGTGCAAGATAAAGATAGGCTGGATGAGGACCTTAACGAAACTAACGAAGACAATGTGCAAGATAAAGATAGGCTGGATGAGGAACTCATCTCAGCTGTAAAAAACAGACCCGCGTTGTACGATAGTAGTTTGCCGGTGAaacaaagaggaagaaaacaaaaagatCGCTTGTGGAACGAAGTCAGTGTACTTTTAAAgg gCTTATATACACCAAGTGAAGCGGAAAAGAGGTGGAATTACCTACGAGATTGTTatagaaaagcaaaaaatgcATTCAAGAAACGACAAGCTATGCTGCAAAGAAGTGGCGCAGCCGGGATACCAAAATCCGAAACAATAATGCCGTCCTTTCGTCATTACAATgaaatgacatttttaaatgatacCTTGGAACATCGGca aacTGTAACTTCTTTAAAAGCAGCAATTAACAATGAACAAACATCTACATCAAGtgcaaatataaatgatttGGATGATGTGCAATCAGCTCCAGGCTCTTCTTCAATATCCACAACatcaaaaa AAAGGAAGAAATTCCAAAGTGTAGATAAATGTGACGAAGTTCTTATACAAGCGCTGAAGGAAAACAAGGATCCAACTCCGATTGATGGATTTTTACTACGTTTATCTGAAGGTTTACGCAGACTTTCGTATGAAGAAAGGtcaaaattagaaattgaGTTTTTAACAAGACTTTACGAAATTGAAGTGGCAAAAGAGACTTAA
- the LOC139814560 gene encoding uncharacterized protein isoform X1, which produces MTDNQYSNYQQQGYNQYSQPPPTAGQDTSYPPPSTGGSSYNQYSQPPPNANTNYGSYNYSSNSGQDYNPSQNQGSYGGQNSYGGGGSSGDGSNNYGGSYGNSGGGSGGYNRNSGSYSGGQGGGGGSGRYGDRGGYGDRSGGGYNSGGGRGGYNKGGYDRNSGGGEGMVTQEDTIFVSGMDPSISEEEICQHFGAIGIIKNDKRTGKPKVWMYKDKNTGKSKGEATVTYDDQNAARSAISWFDGKDFKGSTIKVQMAQHKSSWQSNRMGGSRGGGGRGRGGSFGGRGGGGDRDDHHRGGSGDDRRDGGGRGGDWRCPNPDCGNTNFAWRDQCNLCKSAKPEGLGYGGGGGRGGGGRGGDRGSRGGYRNDRGGRGGDRGGRGGGGFRGGDRGGRGGRGGPMRGGGGRGDRDRDRQRPY; this is translated from the exons ATGACGGACAACC AGTATTCAAATTACCAGCAACAAGGGTACAATCAATACAGCCAGCCACCTCCTACGGCTGGTCAGGATACGTCGTATCCACCTCCTTCGACTGGCGGAAGTAGCTACAATCAATATAGTCAGCCACCTCCAAATGCCAATACCAACTATGGCAGTTACAACTACAGTTCTAACAGTGGTCAAGATTACAATCCGTCGCAGAATCAAGGTAGCTACGGTGGTCAAAACAGCTATGGTGGAGGTGGCAGCAGTGGGGATGGCAGTAATAACTATGGTGGAAGCTATGGAAACAGTGGGGGTGGCAGTGGAGGATATAATCGCAACTCTGGTTCTTACAGCGGAG GCCAAGGAGGTGGTGGTGGAAGCGGTAGATACGGTGACCGCGGCGGTTACGGAGATCGCTCTGGCGGTGGTTACAa CAGTGGCGGTGGCCGTGGTGGTTATAACAAAG GAGGCTACGACCGTAACAGCGGTGGCGGTGAGGGAATGGTTACGCAAGAGGATACTATTTTTGTATCTGGTATGGATCCATCGATCTCCGAGGAAGAGATTTGTCAGCATTTCGGCGCGATTGGCATTATTAAA AATGACAAACGCACAGGCAAGCCAAAAGTTTGGATGTACAAAGACAAGAACACGGGGAAGTCGAAGGGCGAAGCGACGGTCACGTATGACGATCAAAACGCCGCGCGGTCGGCCATCAGTTGGTTTGACGGCAAGGATTTCAAGGGCAGCACGATAAAGGTGCAAATGGCTCAGCACAAAAGCAGCTGGCAGAGTAACCGCATGGGCGGCAGTCGTGGCGGCGGTGGCCGAGGCCGAGGTGGTAGTTTCGGCGGTCGTGGCGGAGGTGGCGATCGTGACGATCATCATCGTGGAGGCAGTGGCGACGATCGTCGTGACGGTGGCGGCCGCGGAGGCGACTGGAG ATGTCCCAACCCCGACTGCGGTAACACAAATTTCGCATGGCGAGATCAATGCAATCTCTGTAAGAGCGCAAAACCGGAAGGCCTCGGTtacggcggcggtggcggcagaGGGGGTGGTGGCCGAGGTGGCGACCGCGGAAGCCGAGGGGGTTACAGGAACGATCGAGGCGGACGTGGAGGTGACAGAGGTGGCAGAGGCGGCGGCGGTTTCCGCGGTGGAGACCGGGGCGGTCGTGGAGGACGAGGCGGTCCTATGAGAGGAGGCGGCGG TCGAGGCGATAGAGATCGGGACCGTCAGCGACCATATTAA